In Pollutimonas sp. M17, a single genomic region encodes these proteins:
- a CDS encoding site-specific DNA-methyltransferase yields MSRLTDLIAKAKAKDSALGAELDREFKILSSRLPFGLNFERHSPEAVELPLRPIRKGDKVRVLPQRGTTRKGDQRLWQVKTVYKVKKTADLELLGATEVETQTVALDDLVVVAEFRDTIYPGLVSTGKVQRASDKPCHTVINGENYHVLKALTYTHRGKVDAIYIDPPYNSGAKDWKYNNDYVEGDDLYRHSKWLAMMERRLLVAKELLNPADSVLIVTIDEKEYLRLGLLLEQLFPEAQVQMVASVINPKGTARANEFSRIDEYIFFASFGVAKLTRWSRDMLTERDYSQDADVRWRGLARTGRKGLRPHNPGSWYPIYVKSDGSGIHSVGNTVPLGTDDPVDAPQGTIAVWPPSSDGQQYSWSVVPDTLRALMSRGAVRIGRVDLSRNSVPIYYLSFNQLEQIEAGDIIVSGRRDDGTLEISYAEGSRSTAPKTIWNMTSHDAGSHGTNIIRALLPGRRFPFPKSLYAVEDALRFFVKDKPEAVILDFFSGSGTTAHAVMRLNKQDGGRRQCISVTNNEVAADEQKKLREAGLRPGDTEWEKIGICDYITKPRVAAALTGKTPDGEPIKGDYKFTDEFPMADGFEENSEFFTLTYETPVSVNYNLAFNRIAPLLWLRAGARGSRIDKLPGDGWAVADAYGLLSNVDAATPFIQALAKPAEIRIAYIVTDDDRRFQAIAKRLPDGVEPVRLYESYLTNFSFANGE; encoded by the coding sequence GTGTCCAGACTTACTGATTTGATTGCCAAGGCAAAAGCCAAAGATTCGGCTTTAGGGGCTGAATTGGATCGAGAATTTAAGATTCTCTCCTCGCGCCTTCCCTTTGGTTTGAACTTCGAACGACATAGCCCCGAAGCGGTAGAACTACCGCTGCGCCCCATACGCAAGGGCGACAAGGTGCGTGTGTTGCCGCAACGCGGCACAACCCGAAAGGGTGATCAGCGACTATGGCAGGTGAAAACCGTCTACAAGGTGAAGAAGACGGCTGACTTGGAGCTGTTGGGTGCCACAGAGGTCGAAACACAGACCGTGGCGCTGGATGATTTGGTGGTGGTGGCTGAGTTCCGCGACACCATCTATCCCGGCTTGGTCAGCACAGGTAAGGTGCAGCGCGCTAGCGACAAGCCGTGCCATACGGTCATCAATGGAGAGAACTACCACGTCTTGAAGGCACTGACGTACACCCATCGGGGCAAGGTAGACGCCATCTACATTGATCCGCCGTACAACAGTGGAGCGAAGGACTGGAAGTACAACAACGATTACGTGGAAGGCGATGACCTGTACCGGCACAGTAAGTGGCTGGCAATGATGGAGCGGCGCTTACTGGTAGCCAAGGAACTGCTAAACCCGGCAGACTCCGTGTTGATCGTTACCATTGACGAGAAGGAATATCTGCGGCTGGGGTTGTTGTTGGAACAGTTGTTTCCAGAGGCTCAAGTTCAGATGGTGGCATCCGTCATCAACCCGAAAGGCACGGCACGGGCCAATGAGTTTTCCCGGATAGATGAATATATCTTCTTTGCCTCTTTTGGTGTAGCGAAGTTAACGCGCTGGAGTCGGGATATGCTGACCGAACGCGATTATTCGCAAGATGCTGATGTTCGGTGGCGCGGCCTTGCGCGCACGGGACGGAAAGGTTTGCGGCCGCATAATCCTGGCTCTTGGTATCCGATTTACGTAAAAAGCGATGGAAGTGGCATTCACTCCGTTGGTAATACCGTGCCACTCGGCACCGATGATCCTGTGGATGCGCCGCAAGGAACGATTGCGGTGTGGCCACCATCTAGTGACGGGCAGCAATACAGCTGGTCTGTGGTTCCAGACACATTGCGCGCATTAATGTCTAGGGGAGCAGTGCGGATCGGTCGGGTCGATTTGTCCCGTAATTCGGTTCCAATCTATTATTTGTCCTTCAATCAGCTTGAGCAGATTGAAGCCGGCGACATCATCGTCAGTGGCCGCAGGGATGATGGAACGCTAGAAATTTCTTACGCGGAGGGGAGCCGTTCCACCGCGCCAAAAACCATATGGAACATGACTTCTCACGATGCTGGAAGTCATGGAACGAACATAATCCGTGCTTTGCTTCCCGGGCGGCGTTTTCCTTTCCCTAAGTCGCTCTACGCCGTCGAGGATGCTCTCCGTTTCTTCGTGAAGGACAAGCCTGAGGCCGTTATTTTGGACTTCTTTTCAGGCTCCGGGACAACTGCGCACGCAGTGATGCGCCTCAATAAACAGGACGGCGGTCGGCGCCAATGTATCAGCGTCACCAATAACGAAGTCGCCGCCGACGAACAAAAAAAGTTGCGCGAAGCAGGCTTGCGCCCCGGAGATACCGAGTGGGAAAAAATTGGCATCTGTGACTACATCACCAAACCCCGTGTTGCGGCCGCCCTTACCGGCAAAACACCAGACGGCGAGCCGATCAAGGGTGACTACAAGTTCACCGATGAATTCCCGATGGCTGATGGCTTCGAGGAAAACTCCGAGTTCTTTACGCTGACCTATGAGACGCCGGTATCGGTCAATTACAACCTGGCGTTCAACCGGATTGCGCCGTTGCTGTGGCTGCGAGCCGGAGCGCGGGGCAGTCGCATAGACAAGCTGCCCGGCGATGGCTGGGCGGTGGCAGATGCCTATGGCTTGCTCAGCAATGTGGATGCGGCCACACCCTTTATCCAGGCGCTAGCCAAGCCCGCTGAAATCCGCATTGCCTATATAGTCACCGATGACGACCGCCGCTTTCAAGCTATTGCCAAGCGCCTGCCCGATGGCGTCGAGCCTGTGCGCTTGTACGAGTCGTATCTGACCAATTTCAGCTTCGCCAACGGAGAGTAA
- a CDS encoding plasmid recombination protein, whose amino-acid sequence MGYQFAHIEGYARKGSQQRKNGKMQPRKWSIRDIVAEAMREPGACPHVCEPQPPKLLHGAMPSQLEALAEAYAATVQDAQGRKLRADGLCVAAGVVSLPADRADDWPQYRAAAVDFLREQYGKRLRSVVEHIDEEHPHLHFYAVPLDGERFEALHVGRQAAARAAQEGEAKGAQNAAYKAAMQTWQDDFHAKVSASFGLARTGPKRERLSRAEWQARKARLRADAKARQAVGPVITPDQVQKRVTKAGFFKEYETGQELAERLDALAREKYAPATKAAALVASSQNRADAMQRLADERSQEVESLRARLAAAEAKANAAQKDAALYQQVFMDGLDGSEQAEVIDRARSLRREKAAKVKAQQEASWSPEYRAHLERIEAEFQRSLREIEAEEQRKDDDGHELERPDVG is encoded by the coding sequence ATGGGCTACCAGTTTGCACACATCGAGGGCTACGCCCGCAAGGGCAGTCAACAACGTAAAAACGGCAAGATGCAGCCACGCAAGTGGAGTATCCGGGACATCGTCGCCGAAGCGATGAGGGAGCCAGGCGCCTGTCCGCATGTGTGCGAACCACAACCACCGAAGTTGCTGCATGGCGCCATGCCGTCGCAGTTGGAGGCGCTGGCCGAAGCGTACGCGGCGACTGTCCAGGACGCCCAGGGCCGCAAGCTACGCGCTGACGGCCTGTGCGTCGCCGCTGGTGTGGTCAGCCTGCCCGCTGATCGAGCCGACGACTGGCCGCAATACCGGGCGGCGGCGGTGGACTTCCTGCGCGAACAGTATGGCAAGCGGCTGCGCTCTGTGGTCGAGCACATTGATGAGGAGCACCCGCATTTGCACTTCTACGCTGTGCCGCTCGATGGCGAGCGCTTCGAAGCGCTGCACGTCGGTCGCCAAGCCGCCGCCCGGGCCGCACAGGAGGGCGAGGCCAAGGGCGCTCAAAATGCGGCCTACAAGGCGGCTATGCAGACGTGGCAAGATGATTTCCATGCGAAGGTGTCGGCCTCTTTCGGGCTGGCCAGGACTGGCCCGAAACGTGAACGCCTGTCCCGCGCCGAGTGGCAGGCCCGCAAAGCGCGTCTGCGGGCTGATGCCAAGGCCCGCCAGGCGGTGGGGCCAGTGATAACGCCCGATCAGGTGCAAAAGCGCGTGACCAAGGCGGGATTCTTCAAGGAATACGAGACCGGCCAGGAACTGGCCGAACGGCTCGATGCGCTAGCCCGCGAGAAGTACGCCCCGGCAACGAAAGCGGCGGCGCTGGTGGCCAGTAGCCAGAATCGGGCCGATGCCATGCAGCGGCTGGCCGATGAACGCAGCCAGGAGGTCGAGAGCCTGCGAGCAAGGCTAGCGGCGGCAGAGGCCAAGGCCAACGCAGCACAGAAGGATGCGGCCTTGTATCAGCAGGTTTTTATGGACGGGCTGGATGGCTCGGAACAGGCTGAGGTCATAGACCGGGCGCGGAGTCTGCGCCGGGAGAAGGCCGCAAAGGTGAAGGCCCAGCAAGAGGCGTCCTGGTCGCCCGAGTATCGGGCGCACCTAGAGCGCATTGAGGCCGAGTTTCAGCGATCACTGCGGGAGATCGAAGCCGAGGAACAGCGTAAGGATGACGACGGTCATGAGCTAGAAAGGCCGGACGTAGGATAG
- a CDS encoding helix-turn-helix transcriptional regulator has protein sequence MLNRALRLLRTYHQLTQVELAKRLGISNSYLSEIESGDKTPQLDLLEKYSEIFKMPTSSILLFSESMDTERPHGSKLRIGAANKILRLLEWLEERDAIHKQT, from the coding sequence ATGTTGAATCGGGCGCTCAGGCTGCTAAGAACGTATCACCAACTGACACAAGTCGAGTTGGCCAAACGCCTTGGCATCTCCAACTCGTATCTCAGTGAAATCGAGAGCGGCGACAAGACACCGCAGTTAGACTTGCTGGAAAAATATTCGGAAATCTTCAAGATGCCCACATCATCCATCCTTCTGTTCTCCGAGTCGATGGACACAGAGAGACCGCATGGCAGCAAGCTGCGGATAGGGGCAGCAAACAAGATTCTTCGCCTACTGGAATGGCTGGAGGAGCGCGATGCAATCCACAAGCAAACCTAA
- a CDS encoding efflux RND transporter permease subunit — protein MVLSEICIKRPVFATVLSLVIVLIGLISYDRLTVREYPAIDEPVVSVITGYKGASPEVVESQVTKPLEDQLAGMEGVDVMTSRSRSERSLINIKFNLARDPDAAAADVRDKVSRARRYLPDEIDEPIISKVEADSTPIIYIGVSTGSYSHMEASDYVNRYVKTRLSVLPGAAEVRVYGERLPSMRIFIDRGKLAAYGLIVQDVEEALRQQNVLIPAGRIESQKREFSVVSSTDLQTVEQFRNVVVASVKGYPVRIGDVADVQIAPLDDRVLARFNGQPSLTIGITKQSTANPLDLSKEARKEVALINENLPAGMKLNISYDTSVFIQESINSVYHTVAEAIILVVLVIFFFLRSLRASLIPIVTIPVSLVGAFGIMYFFGFSINTLTLLAMVLAIGLVVDDAIVVLENIFRHIEEGKTRIEAAFLGAKEIGFAVIAMTLTLVTVYAPLAFATGRTGRLFIEFALTLAGAVLVSGFVALTLTPMMCSTLLRHQAGHGRIYVFIEGLLVSLTDRYRNGLARALRHRVIVLLLGLAVALGSVVLFKTVKSELAPIEDRGVVFGVVSGPEGSTLDYTLQSVKQIERLYADIPESAGNQSIIGYPTVVDSFAILRLKPWSERDRSQQSIASSLQPEFAALPGVRAFPTNPPSLGQRATSKPIDFVIMSQVSYPEMDKLVNSFLDKLKDYPGLENIDTDLRLNTPELQVVVQRDKLADVGIDVGDVGRTLESMLGGRQVTRFRDSGEQYDVIVQVKKQDRADPSDISDIYVRTGAGGMVQLSNFLSVSESVSPQSLNHFNRLRAVKVQASIAPGYALGEVLEHMNTVAREVLPPTVQIDLDGQSREFRDSSGGIYLVFMMALAFIYLVLAAQFESWRNPLIIMFSVPLSMTGALLALWLSGGTLSIYSQIGLITLVGLITKHGILIVEFTNQLRAEGVEKFEAVVQASVLRLRPILMTTGAMVLGVLPLAYATGAGAESRQQIGWVLVGGLSLGTVLTLFVVPVAYTLIAGKVKLKAATTASTAVPEHTAPQQAQ, from the coding sequence ATGGTTCTTTCCGAAATCTGCATCAAGCGCCCGGTGTTCGCCACCGTGTTGTCGCTGGTCATCGTGCTGATCGGCCTGATTTCCTACGACAGGCTTACGGTGCGCGAGTATCCGGCCATCGACGAGCCGGTGGTCTCGGTGATCACCGGCTACAAGGGCGCCTCGCCCGAAGTGGTCGAATCGCAGGTCACCAAGCCGCTCGAGGATCAGCTGGCGGGCATGGAAGGCGTCGACGTCATGACCTCGCGCAGCCGTTCGGAGCGCAGCCTGATCAACATCAAGTTCAACCTGGCGCGCGATCCCGACGCGGCCGCCGCCGACGTCCGGGACAAGGTCTCGCGGGCGCGGCGCTACCTGCCCGACGAAATCGACGAGCCCATCATCAGCAAGGTCGAGGCCGATTCGACTCCCATCATCTACATCGGCGTATCGACCGGCAGCTATTCGCATATGGAGGCGTCCGACTACGTCAATCGCTACGTCAAGACGCGCCTGTCGGTGCTCCCCGGAGCGGCTGAGGTGCGTGTTTACGGCGAGCGCCTGCCTTCGATGCGGATATTCATCGACCGCGGCAAGCTTGCCGCCTACGGCCTCATCGTTCAGGACGTCGAGGAGGCACTGCGCCAGCAGAACGTGCTTATTCCGGCCGGTCGCATCGAATCGCAGAAGCGCGAGTTCTCGGTGGTTTCGTCCACCGATCTGCAAACGGTGGAGCAGTTCCGCAATGTGGTGGTCGCCAGCGTCAAAGGCTATCCGGTGCGCATCGGCGACGTGGCCGACGTGCAGATCGCCCCGCTGGACGACAGGGTGCTGGCGCGTTTCAACGGGCAGCCCAGCCTGACCATAGGCATCACCAAGCAATCCACGGCCAATCCGCTGGATTTATCCAAAGAGGCGCGCAAGGAAGTCGCACTGATCAACGAAAACCTGCCGGCCGGCATGAAGTTGAATATTTCCTACGACACCTCCGTTTTCATCCAGGAGTCGATCAATTCGGTGTATCACACGGTGGCCGAGGCCATCATTCTGGTCGTCCTGGTTATTTTCTTTTTCCTGCGCAGCCTGCGCGCCAGCCTGATTCCCATCGTGACCATACCGGTTTCCCTGGTCGGCGCCTTCGGAATCATGTATTTCTTCGGTTTCTCGATCAATACGCTGACCTTGCTGGCCATGGTGCTGGCCATCGGCCTGGTCGTGGACGACGCCATCGTGGTGCTGGAGAACATCTTCCGGCATATCGAAGAAGGCAAGACACGGATAGAAGCCGCCTTCCTGGGAGCCAAGGAAATCGGCTTCGCCGTGATCGCCATGACCTTGACCCTGGTCACCGTCTACGCGCCGCTGGCCTTCGCCACGGGCCGCACCGGCCGCCTGTTCATCGAGTTCGCCCTGACCCTGGCGGGCGCCGTGCTGGTGTCGGGCTTCGTCGCCCTGACGCTGACCCCCATGATGTGCTCCACCTTGCTCAGGCACCAGGCGGGCCATGGGCGGATCTACGTCTTCATCGAAGGCTTGCTGGTTTCCCTCACGGATCGCTATCGCAATGGCCTGGCGCGCGCCCTGCGCCATCGCGTCATCGTGCTGCTGCTGGGCCTGGCTGTGGCGCTGGGCAGCGTGGTGTTGTTCAAGACCGTCAAAAGCGAACTTGCCCCCATCGAGGACCGCGGTGTAGTGTTCGGCGTGGTCAGCGGGCCAGAGGGCTCGACCCTGGATTACACCTTGCAGAGCGTCAAGCAGATCGAGCGCCTGTATGCCGACATACCCGAGTCTGCGGGCAACCAGTCGATTATCGGCTATCCCACCGTGGTTGATTCCTTCGCCATCCTGCGTCTCAAGCCCTGGAGCGAGCGGGATCGTTCGCAGCAGAGCATCGCCAGTTCTTTGCAGCCCGAGTTCGCCGCATTGCCCGGGGTGCGCGCCTTCCCCACCAATCCGCCTTCGCTGGGGCAGCGGGCCACCTCCAAGCCCATCGATTTCGTCATCATGAGCCAGGTGAGCTACCCCGAAATGGACAAGCTGGTCAACAGCTTCCTGGACAAGCTGAAAGACTACCCGGGCCTGGAAAATATCGACACCGACCTGCGGCTGAATACGCCCGAATTGCAGGTGGTCGTCCAGCGCGACAAGCTGGCCGACGTGGGGATCGATGTCGGCGACGTCGGGCGCACGCTGGAATCCATGCTGGGCGGACGGCAGGTGACCCGTTTCCGCGATAGCGGCGAGCAGTACGACGTGATCGTCCAGGTCAAGAAACAGGACAGGGCCGATCCCTCGGATATCTCCGACATCTACGTACGGACCGGCGCGGGCGGCATGGTGCAGCTGTCCAATTTCCTGAGCGTCTCCGAAAGCGTTTCGCCGCAATCGCTCAACCACTTCAACCGCCTGCGCGCGGTCAAGGTGCAGGCATCGATCGCCCCCGGCTATGCCTTGGGTGAAGTGCTGGAGCACATGAATACCGTGGCGCGCGAGGTCCTGCCGCCGACGGTGCAGATCGACCTGGACGGGCAGTCGCGCGAGTTCCGCGATTCCTCCGGCGGCATCTACCTGGTTTTCATGATGGCGCTGGCCTTCATCTACCTGGTGCTGGCTGCTCAATTCGAAAGCTGGCGCAACCCGCTGATCATCATGTTCTCGGTGCCCTTGTCCATGACGGGCGCGCTCCTGGCCCTTTGGCTGTCGGGCGGCACCCTGTCCATCTACAGCCAGATCGGCCTGATCACCCTGGTGGGCCTGATTACCAAACACGGGATTCTCATCGTCGAATTCACCAATCAGCTGCGCGCCGAAGGCGTCGAGAAATTCGAGGCCGTCGTGCAAGCCAGCGTATTGCGCTTAAGGCCTATACTTATGACGACCGGCGCCATGGTGCTGGGCGTCCTGCCGCTGGCCTATGCCACGGGCGCCGGCGCCGAATCGCGCCAGCAGATAGGCTGGGTGCTGGTCGGCGGCCTGAGCCTGGGTACGGTGCTTACCCTGTTCGTCGTGCCGGTGGCCTACACCCTGATCGCCGGCAAGGTCAAACTGAAGGCCGCCACCACGGCCTCCACGGCCGTCCCCGAACACACGGCGCCCCAGCAGGCGCAATAG
- a CDS encoding recombinase family protein: MNQRIGYARVSTDDQHLDLQRDALQRAGCGAIYEEAASGKNAARPELEQCRKALRAGDILVVWRLDRLGRSLPDLVQIVTDLQQRGVGFESLTEKIETGSAAGKLIFHIFAALAEFERGLIRERTQAGLAAARARGRLGGRKPKLDEQQIRDIKALLRDPGVQVADVARRYGVSRTTIYKHCGVVQPRHQ; this comes from the coding sequence ATGAATCAACGCATAGGCTACGCCCGCGTATCGACCGATGATCAGCACCTTGACTTGCAGCGTGACGCGCTCCAGCGAGCTGGGTGCGGCGCGATCTACGAGGAAGCGGCCAGCGGCAAGAATGCGGCTCGCCCCGAGCTTGAGCAATGCCGAAAGGCGCTGCGGGCAGGGGACATCCTGGTCGTCTGGCGGCTGGATCGCCTTGGCCGGAGCTTGCCCGACCTAGTGCAGATCGTGACCGATCTTCAGCAGCGTGGCGTTGGGTTTGAAAGTTTGACAGAAAAGATCGAAACCGGCAGCGCGGCGGGCAAGCTGATTTTTCATATATTCGCAGCGTTGGCTGAATTTGAACGTGGCTTGATCCGGGAGCGGACGCAAGCCGGCTTGGCCGCAGCGCGTGCACGTGGCCGATTAGGTGGCCGAAAACCGAAGCTGGACGAGCAACAGATTAGAGATATCAAAGCTCTGCTGCGCGATCCAGGTGTTCAGGTTGCGGACGTGGCCCGTCGCTATGGCGTATCTCGAACCACGATTTACAAGCATTGCGGCGTCGTACAACCGCGTCATCAATAG
- the dnaQ gene encoding DNA polymerase III subunit epsilon: MRQIVLDTETTGLDPAQGHRVVELACVEMENRCLTGRHLHLYLNPDRDSDPEALAVHGLTTEFLSGHPRFEEVAHQLVEYVKDAEVIIHNAAFDVKFLNAELTRIGLPRFDSMCVKVTDSLLHARELHPGKRNSLDALCERYGISNAHRTLHGALLDSELLADVWLAMTRGQDALLMDFEEEGGAGSNGIRLEKFDASMLKIVLANPAEQEAHEAYLAALDKAAGKPSVWRAIES, translated from the coding sequence ATGCGTCAAATAGTGTTGGATACGGAAACGACCGGGCTGGATCCCGCGCAAGGCCATCGCGTCGTCGAACTGGCCTGCGTCGAGATGGAAAACCGCTGCCTGACCGGCCGGCATCTGCACCTGTATCTGAATCCCGACCGCGACAGCGACCCCGAGGCACTGGCCGTGCACGGCCTGACCACCGAGTTCCTGTCCGGCCATCCACGCTTCGAAGAGGTCGCGCATCAGTTGGTGGAATACGTGAAAGATGCCGAAGTCATCATTCACAACGCCGCCTTCGACGTCAAGTTCCTGAATGCCGAATTGACGCGCATAGGCCTGCCCAGGTTCGACAGCATGTGCGTGAAGGTTACCGATTCGCTGCTGCACGCGCGGGAACTGCATCCCGGCAAGCGCAATTCGCTGGACGCCTTGTGCGAGCGCTACGGCATATCGAACGCTCACCGCACGCTGCATGGGGCTTTGCTGGATTCGGAGCTCCTGGCCGACGTATGGCTGGCCATGACGCGGGGGCAAGATGCCCTGCTCATGGATTTCGAGGAAGAGGGCGGCGCCGGCTCGAACGGCATCCGGCTGGAGAAGTTCGACGCCTCAATGCTTAAAATCGTGCTGGCCAACCCTGCGGAGCAGGAGGCGCACGAGGCCTATCTGGCCGCGCTGGACAAGGCCGCCGGCAAGCCCAGCGTGTGGCGCGCCATCGAGTCCTGA
- a CDS encoding reverse transcriptase family protein, which translates to MQSTSKPKRYPLGRSPLYRLRGKGKFETVLGVQWDAMYKLLDVKYYRVWTNDKGRQIQAPHGWLAQVHKRIGVLLSRIQLPDYVYSQKGRSYADNARAHRGETPLIKTDISRFYPSVTRQAVFRMFMDDFECAVDVAHRLADICCYKQAHLPTGSPLSGRVAFFAKRHMFDEIADSAQSVGCKMTAYVDDVTVSGTKATKELLGAIRQTIGRHGLRTQGRKSKTYASGAAKIVTGVVVVRDEVRLPNSRHLNIHRARQAVQTAAPAELEHAQRVLAGRLLEASQVLKPASLADQAPPA; encoded by the coding sequence ATGCAATCCACAAGCAAACCTAAGCGCTATCCGCTCGGACGGTCTCCGCTCTACCGTCTACGAGGCAAGGGAAAGTTCGAGACTGTTCTCGGCGTGCAATGGGATGCAATGTACAAGCTACTTGACGTCAAGTATTACCGCGTCTGGACAAATGACAAAGGGCGCCAAATTCAAGCGCCCCATGGGTGGCTGGCCCAAGTTCATAAACGCATAGGAGTGCTACTTTCCAGAATTCAGCTTCCGGACTATGTTTATTCACAGAAAGGACGTTCCTACGCCGATAACGCCCGCGCCCATCGAGGCGAAACCCCACTAATCAAAACCGACATAAGCCGCTTCTACCCCAGCGTGACCCGCCAAGCGGTCTTCCGCATGTTCATGGACGATTTCGAGTGCGCGGTTGATGTAGCCCACAGGCTAGCCGACATTTGTTGCTACAAGCAGGCACATCTTCCTACGGGAAGCCCCCTGAGCGGACGGGTGGCTTTTTTTGCAAAGCGCCACATGTTCGACGAAATCGCGGACTCGGCGCAAAGTGTCGGCTGCAAAATGACTGCCTATGTAGACGATGTGACAGTATCCGGCACAAAGGCCACGAAAGAACTACTGGGCGCAATACGCCAAACCATCGGGCGTCACGGGCTGCGCACTCAAGGGCGTAAATCTAAAACCTACGCCAGTGGCGCGGCCAAAATCGTGACAGGGGTCGTAGTGGTGCGCGACGAGGTTCGATTGCCGAACTCTCGACACCTGAATATCCACCGAGCCCGGCAGGCGGTACAAACTGCTGCTCCCGCAGAATTAGAACACGCACAAAGGGTTTTAGCCGGACGGTTGCTGGAGGCTTCGCAGGTTTTAAAACCAGCCTCCCTAGCAGACCAAGCGCCGCCAGCGTAG
- a CDS encoding replication protein RepA — MDTIHRQPGELTKADGKLIDASAKIMGAPAEGENMAFTHAVLCQVGLPRSKFEGREFMRQSGAAWVNVQAGYLDEGRGPVQQSIPYGPLPRLALAWISTQAVREKSREITIGNSASEFLRMLGKTATGGRTGSLTALRKQMHALAACRLQLGLHTAQESFNLFL; from the coding sequence ATGGATACCATTCACAGGCAACCTGGTGAGCTGACCAAAGCCGACGGAAAGCTTATCGACGCATCGGCAAAAATCATGGGAGCCCCGGCTGAGGGTGAAAACATGGCCTTCACGCATGCTGTTCTGTGTCAGGTCGGGCTACCACGCTCAAAATTCGAGGGGCGCGAGTTCATGCGCCAATCAGGCGCGGCCTGGGTGAACGTTCAGGCCGGATACCTCGATGAAGGGAGGGGGCCTGTGCAGCAGTCTATCCCGTATGGCCCCCTGCCGCGCCTGGCGTTGGCCTGGATCTCGACACAGGCCGTCCGTGAAAAAAGCCGGGAAATAACGATCGGGAACAGTGCGAGTGAGTTTCTACGGATGTTGGGCAAGACTGCAACAGGGGGCCGCACCGGCTCGCTTACCGCGCTGCGTAAGCAGATGCATGCGTTGGCTGCCTGCCGCCTGCAGCTTGGGCTCCATACCGCACAGGAATCCTTTAATCTTTTCCTTTAA